A section of the Gimesia sp. genome encodes:
- the lpdA gene encoding dihydrolipoyl dehydrogenase yields the protein MSGSATRETDIVVIGGGPGGYPAAFDAADKGFKVIMVNDDVAPGGVCLNRGCIPSKALLHVAKLINETRESSDWGVTFEKPKIDLDKLREFKEKVVTQLTGGIGQLAGARNVEIVKGFGRFKDSRTVEVTRHDGTTEAIGFKYAIVATGSSPAVPPVFDLDDPRIMDSTGALELADIPEKLLVVGGGYIGLEMGSVYAALGSEVTVVEMTGGLLPGADRDLVKPLQKRLQESFAAIHLNTKVEKLTPTDSGIVADLSGEGVEPQQTFDRVLISIGRRPNNKGIGLEHTKLELDERGFIKNDSNQRTAESHIFAIGDIAGEPMLAHKATREAKVAVETIAGEPAEFDNIAIPAVVFTDPELAWCGVTEQEAKDQGLDVEITRFPWAASGRAQTLARTEGLTKIIFDKKKGRVLGVGIVGSGAGELIAEGVLAVEMAAVAEDVAESIHAHPTLSETLMEAAESFLGQATHMYRPKRK from the coding sequence ATGTCTGGATCTGCAACCAGAGAAACCGATATTGTTGTCATCGGCGGTGGTCCCGGCGGTTACCCGGCAGCGTTTGACGCAGCCGACAAAGGGTTCAAAGTCATCATGGTCAACGACGACGTCGCCCCCGGCGGCGTCTGCCTGAACCGGGGCTGCATCCCTTCCAAGGCACTGCTGCACGTGGCCAAGCTGATCAATGAAACCAGGGAATCCTCTGACTGGGGCGTCACCTTCGAAAAACCGAAGATCGACCTCGACAAGCTCCGCGAATTCAAAGAGAAAGTCGTCACCCAACTGACCGGTGGCATCGGACAGCTCGCGGGAGCCCGCAATGTCGAAATCGTCAAAGGCTTCGGTCGTTTCAAAGATTCCCGCACCGTCGAAGTCACCAGACACGACGGCACCACGGAAGCAATCGGCTTCAAGTATGCCATCGTTGCCACCGGTTCTTCACCCGCGGTTCCCCCGGTCTTCGATCTTGATGATCCCCGGATCATGGATTCCACCGGTGCCCTGGAACTCGCCGACATCCCCGAAAAACTGCTGGTCGTTGGCGGCGGCTATATCGGTCTGGAAATGGGCAGCGTCTATGCCGCCCTGGGCTCAGAAGTCACAGTCGTCGAAATGACAGGTGGTCTGCTCCCCGGTGCCGACCGCGATCTGGTCAAACCGTTGCAGAAACGACTCCAGGAAAGTTTCGCTGCCATTCACCTGAATACCAAGGTCGAAAAACTGACTCCCACTGACAGCGGCATCGTCGCCGACCTCAGTGGTGAAGGAGTCGAACCACAGCAGACTTTCGACCGCGTGCTGATCTCGATCGGCCGACGTCCGAACAACAAAGGCATCGGACTGGAACACACAAAGCTCGAACTCGACGAGCGTGGTTTCATCAAGAACGATTCCAATCAGCGGACCGCCGAATCCCACATCTTCGCCATCGGTGATATCGCCGGCGAACCGATGCTGGCTCACAAAGCAACCCGCGAAGCCAAAGTCGCCGTGGAAACCATCGCCGGTGAACCGGCTGAATTCGATAACATCGCGATTCCCGCTGTCGTCTTCACCGACCCGGAACTGGCCTGGTGTGGCGTCACCGAGCAGGAAGCAAAAGATCAGGGACTGGATGTCGAAATCACCCGCTTCCCCTGGGCCGCCTCCGGTCGTGCTCAGACCCTGGCCCGCACGGAAGGTCTCACCAAAATCATTTTCGATAAGAAAAAAGGACGCGTACTCGGTGTCGGCATTGTCGGTTCGGGGGCAGGCGAACTGATCGCCGAAGGGGTGTTGGCCGTCGAGATGGCTGCCGTCGCCGAAGATGTCGCCGAGAGCATTCACGCTCACCCGACTCTCTCGGAAACCCTGATGGAAGCCGCGGAAAGCTTCCTCGGTCAGGCGACCCACATGTACCGACCAAAACGAAAGTAA
- a CDS encoding 2-oxo acid dehydrogenase subunit E2, translated as MATEFKLPEVSEGVETADVGQISVAVGDTVEQGQLLMDIETDKAVVPLESPYAGVIKELNVSEGDSVAIGTVLLSIDESNGEAPAPAKEEAKAEAPAEAKEEKPEPAESTSAPAAESKPEPTLSAPAKSQPQPAAGSSDDKAPAPAGPATRKMARKLGVDLYQVAGSGPGGRITQEDVENYVKNLISNGGSSGGGGGIAVPPLPDFSQFGEIERKKLNKLSRVSAQNLSLSWQVVPHVTQHDLADITDLETARKLFISKPKYSGPKVTMTALAMKAIAIALHEFSVFNSSFDTETEEIIYKQYINIGVAVDTENGLVVPVVKDVDKKNIITIANEMNELAVKARDRKLEMSDMQGGTFTITNLGGLGGTSFTPIVNYPEVAILGMSRSRHEFQLIDDKPVSRLMLPLSLSYDHRVINGADAARFIVRLSGLLSDPFNLLVDC; from the coding sequence ATGGCTACTGAATTTAAACTTCCAGAAGTAAGCGAGGGCGTGGAAACCGCCGATGTCGGACAGATCTCTGTTGCCGTCGGCGATACCGTCGAACAGGGACAGCTCCTGATGGACATCGAGACCGACAAAGCGGTCGTCCCTCTTGAATCACCCTATGCAGGTGTGATCAAAGAACTGAATGTCTCCGAAGGAGATTCCGTCGCGATCGGCACCGTGCTGCTCTCCATTGATGAATCCAACGGGGAAGCCCCTGCTCCTGCGAAGGAAGAAGCCAAAGCAGAAGCACCCGCTGAAGCGAAAGAAGAAAAACCAGAACCGGCAGAATCCACATCGGCTCCCGCAGCCGAAAGCAAACCGGAACCGACACTGTCTGCACCTGCCAAGTCGCAGCCTCAACCGGCTGCCGGTTCTTCCGACGACAAAGCACCTGCTCCGGCAGGTCCCGCGACCCGGAAAATGGCCCGCAAACTGGGCGTCGATCTCTATCAGGTCGCTGGTTCCGGCCCCGGCGGTCGTATCACTCAGGAAGATGTGGAAAACTACGTCAAGAACCTGATCTCCAACGGCGGTTCCTCAGGTGGCGGTGGTGGCATTGCCGTGCCGCCCCTGCCCGACTTCAGTCAGTTCGGGGAAATCGAACGCAAGAAGCTCAACAAGCTCTCTCGCGTTTCTGCCCAGAACCTGAGTCTTTCCTGGCAGGTCGTGCCCCATGTCACTCAACATGACCTGGCGGACATCACCGATCTGGAAACGGCCCGCAAGCTCTTTATCTCCAAACCCAAGTACTCCGGTCCCAAGGTCACCATGACCGCCCTGGCGATGAAAGCCATCGCCATCGCGCTGCACGAGTTCTCCGTCTTCAACTCCAGCTTCGACACGGAAACAGAAGAGATCATTTACAAGCAGTACATCAATATCGGCGTCGCCGTCGATACCGAAAACGGACTGGTTGTTCCCGTGGTCAAAGATGTTGATAAGAAAAACATCATCACCATCGCCAATGAAATGAACGAACTGGCCGTCAAGGCCCGCGATCGTAAACTGGAAATGAGTGACATGCAGGGCGGCACCTTCACCATCACCAACCTGGGTGGTCTGGGTGGCACCTCGTTCACACCGATTGTGAACTATCCCGAAGTCGCCATCCTGGGCATGTCCCGCTCACGCCATGAATTCCAGCTGATCGACGACAAACCGGTTTCGCGGCTCATGCTGCCTCTGTCGCTTTCCTACGATCACCGGGTGATCAACGGTGCCGACGCTGCACGCTTCATCGTGCGACTCTCCGGCCTGCTGTCTGATCCGTTCAACCTGCTGGTCGACTGCTAA
- the aceE gene encoding pyruvate dehydrogenase (acetyl-transferring), homodimeric type, with protein MAEQTVTGAVPGVDPAELEEWFESLDDLIIRYGKERVQHVLATLQERAYRQGVTMPFTANTPYINTIPQDDQPIFPGNREIERRIKSIIRWNAMAMVVRANKDHDGIGGHISTYASAATLWEIGFNHFFHSRTEDHSGDVVYFQGHASPGVYARAFVEGRLTEENLQRFRQELPRGGGLSSYPHPWLMPDFWQFPTVSMGLGPIMSIYHARFLRYLHNRGIMDTSQSKVWCFVGDGETDEPETLGAITLASREHLDNLIFVINCNLQRLDGPVRGNGKIIQELEAAFRGAGWNCLKVIWGSDWDPLLSEDEDGLLVKRMGEVVDGQYQKYVVESGSYIRDHFFGENPELLKMAEHLSDEQIKKMNRGGHDPEKVYSAFKAATEHTGSPTVILAKTIKGYGLGEAGEGRNVAHNVKKANEEELRDFRSRFGIPIRDEDVKNTPFYRPEEGSPEMQYLQERRKELGGYLPERKPTEERLETPTLESLGKFMDSMAGKKGSTTGALGILLATLLRDKVVGKRIVPIIPDEARTFGMEGLFKQCGIYASQGQLYEPVDRDQLMYYKEAKDGQILEEGINEAGAISSFIAAGTAYSNQGVNMIPFYVYYSMFGFQRVGDLVWAAADSRTKGFLLGGTSGRTTLNGEGLQHQDGHSHIMASTVPTLHAYDPAYAYELAVIIQDGMRRMYQEGEEIFYYLSVYNENYEMAPMPEGDDVVDGIIKGIYKFRSLEADKPAVDARPQLFGSGPILREVLRAQEILAEKYQIATDVWSVTSYNELARDVKDAERYNRLHPDAEPQKSFLETTFEGVAGPFIASSDNIKVIADQIREGIPGNYCVLGTDGFGRSETRESLRRHFEIDAENVVLATLVELADEGKFDKSKLAAIIQDLGIDPEKVNPRLA; from the coding sequence ATGGCAGAACAGACAGTTACAGGTGCAGTGCCTGGAGTTGATCCGGCAGAACTGGAAGAATGGTTTGAGTCACTGGATGATCTCATCATCCGCTATGGAAAGGAACGCGTACAACACGTTCTGGCTACTCTTCAGGAACGTGCCTATCGTCAGGGCGTGACGATGCCTTTCACTGCCAATACGCCTTACATCAACACCATTCCCCAAGATGATCAGCCGATCTTCCCCGGCAACCGGGAAATCGAGCGGCGCATTAAAAGTATCATCCGCTGGAATGCGATGGCGATGGTCGTTCGTGCCAACAAAGATCATGACGGCATCGGCGGTCACATCTCCACCTACGCGTCTGCAGCCACCCTCTGGGAAATCGGGTTCAACCACTTCTTCCACTCACGGACAGAAGACCATTCCGGAGACGTCGTCTACTTCCAGGGTCACGCTTCTCCCGGCGTCTATGCCCGGGCATTTGTCGAAGGGCGGCTGACCGAAGAAAACCTGCAGCGGTTCCGCCAGGAACTCCCGCGCGGTGGTGGACTCTCTTCCTACCCGCACCCCTGGCTCATGCCTGATTTCTGGCAGTTCCCCACCGTTTCGATGGGCCTCGGTCCGATCATGTCCATCTACCATGCTCGCTTTCTGCGTTACCTGCACAACCGCGGCATTATGGATACATCACAGTCGAAAGTCTGGTGTTTCGTCGGTGATGGCGAAACGGATGAGCCCGAAACACTGGGGGCGATTACCCTCGCTTCCCGCGAGCATCTGGACAACCTGATCTTCGTCATCAACTGTAACCTGCAGCGTCTGGACGGACCGGTTCGCGGGAACGGCAAGATCATCCAGGAACTCGAAGCCGCCTTCCGCGGTGCAGGCTGGAACTGTCTCAAAGTCATCTGGGGCAGCGACTGGGATCCCCTGCTCTCCGAAGATGAAGACGGCCTGCTCGTCAAACGCATGGGCGAAGTCGTCGACGGTCAGTATCAGAAATACGTCGTCGAATCCGGGTCATACATCCGCGATCACTTCTTCGGCGAAAACCCCGAACTGCTTAAGATGGCCGAGCATCTCTCTGACGAACAGATTAAAAAGATGAACCGCGGCGGTCACGATCCGGAAAAAGTTTACTCGGCCTTCAAAGCAGCCACGGAACACACCGGTTCGCCGACAGTCATTCTCGCCAAAACCATCAAAGGCTACGGTCTGGGTGAAGCCGGCGAAGGCCGCAACGTGGCGCACAACGTGAAAAAAGCCAACGAAGAAGAACTGCGCGACTTCCGCTCCCGCTTCGGTATTCCCATTCGCGACGAAGACGTCAAGAACACACCGTTCTACCGTCCCGAAGAAGGCAGCCCCGAAATGCAGTACCTGCAGGAACGGCGGAAAGAACTCGGCGGTTACCTGCCCGAACGGAAACCCACGGAAGAACGTCTGGAAACACCCACACTGGAATCGCTGGGTAAGTTCATGGACTCCATGGCCGGCAAAAAAGGTTCCACCACCGGTGCCCTGGGCATCCTGCTGGCCACCCTGCTGCGTGACAAAGTCGTCGGCAAACGTATTGTGCCGATCATCCCCGACGAAGCCCGTACCTTCGGTATGGAAGGCCTCTTCAAGCAGTGCGGTATTTACGCCAGCCAGGGACAATTGTACGAACCGGTCGACCGCGATCAGCTGATGTACTACAAGGAAGCTAAAGACGGCCAGATCCTCGAAGAGGGGATCAACGAAGCCGGTGCGATTTCCTCGTTCATCGCTGCAGGAACCGCGTACTCGAACCAGGGCGTGAACATGATTCCGTTCTACGTTTACTACTCGATGTTCGGTTTCCAGCGTGTTGGCGATCTCGTCTGGGCCGCCGCTGATTCCCGTACCAAGGGCTTCCTGCTCGGCGGTACTTCCGGCCGCACCACCCTCAACGGAGAAGGTCTGCAGCACCAGGACGGGCACAGCCACATCATGGCTTCTACCGTTCCCACCCTGCACGCCTACGATCCTGCTTACGCTTACGAGCTGGCGGTCATCATTCAGGACGGCATGCGACGCATGTATCAGGAAGGCGAAGAGATCTTCTACTATCTCTCCGTCTACAACGAAAACTACGAAATGGCTCCGATGCCCGAGGGCGACGACGTCGTCGATGGGATCATCAAAGGGATTTACAAATTCCGTTCACTGGAAGCCGACAAACCAGCCGTCGACGCTCGTCCGCAGCTGTTCGGCAGTGGTCCGATTCTCCGCGAAGTACTGCGGGCCCAGGAAATCCTGGCCGAGAAATACCAGATCGCTACCGATGTCTGGAGCGTCACCAGCTACAACGAGCTGGCCCGCGACGTCAAAGATGCGGAACGTTACAACCGTCTGCACCCCGATGCAGAACCTCAGAAATCCTTCCTGGAAACGACCTTTGAAGGCGTCGCAGGACCCTTCATCGCTTCCAGCGACAATATCAAAGTTATCGCCGACCAGATCCGTGAAGGCATCCCCGGTAACTACTGTGTACTGGGAACCGATGGCTTTGGTCGCAGCGAAACTCGTGAATCGCTCCGCCGTCACTTCGAAATTGACGCAGAGAACGTGGTGCTGGCAACACTCGTCGAACTGGCCGACGAAGGCAAGTTCGATAAATCGAAGTTAGCCGCCATCATCCAGGACCTGGGCATCGATCCGGAGAAAGTCAATCCCCGGCTGGCCTGA
- a CDS encoding sigma-70 family RNA polymerase sigma factor: MSYEPSYPASELDTFSDLGERAVHLDQSQSCQCELLAVKKAARMRKVCVTRELQARAERLCSKEIEYVHSERFDQPEAMDQVLIPLQQLCAELKPDTEDDLTSDAGLLQTRLYAVPLLSKEQEIILFRGMNYLKYRAAMLQKQVDLKAPCVGVLDRIEQKLKDANSLRDYIIQANLRLVVSIAKNLTDRANSFEDIVSDGYMPLIRAVEIFDIDRGNRFSTYGTWAVRNYLFRTTKKGRKYRKNFVNGAETLALGLSDIRSTLRSQETYHKSIEQVLDQVLCSLDQREQQILKRRFGLPPAEVPEKFREIAEDFGVSTERVRQLTIRSLQRMRDVIEEQSLEIPDISEIL; encoded by the coding sequence ATGTCATACGAACCAAGTTATCCCGCATCAGAATTGGACACATTTTCCGATCTGGGCGAACGTGCTGTGCACCTGGATCAGTCGCAGTCCTGCCAGTGCGAACTGCTGGCGGTCAAAAAGGCGGCGCGGATGCGAAAAGTCTGTGTGACACGTGAATTACAGGCTCGTGCTGAGCGTCTGTGCTCGAAAGAAATCGAATACGTTCACAGCGAACGCTTCGATCAACCCGAAGCCATGGATCAGGTGCTGATTCCCCTGCAACAACTCTGCGCGGAGCTCAAGCCAGATACCGAGGATGACCTGACCAGCGATGCGGGTCTGCTGCAGACGCGTCTGTATGCGGTTCCCCTGTTGAGCAAAGAGCAGGAAATCATTCTCTTCCGCGGGATGAATTATCTGAAGTATCGCGCGGCGATGCTGCAGAAACAGGTTGATCTCAAAGCACCCTGCGTTGGCGTGCTGGACCGGATTGAACAGAAACTGAAAGATGCGAACAGCCTGCGGGACTACATCATTCAGGCGAATTTGAGGCTGGTGGTCTCGATTGCCAAAAATCTGACCGATCGGGCAAATTCATTCGAAGATATTGTCAGTGACGGCTATATGCCTTTGATTCGGGCGGTGGAGATTTTCGATATCGATCGCGGCAACCGGTTCAGTACTTACGGAACCTGGGCCGTGCGAAATTATCTGTTTCGTACTACGAAAAAAGGGCGTAAGTACCGCAAGAACTTTGTTAACGGGGCTGAGACCCTCGCGTTAGGACTGAGTGATATCCGTTCGACACTCCGCTCGCAGGAAACCTATCATAAGTCGATTGAACAGGTCCTCGATCAGGTACTGTGTTCCCTGGACCAGCGCGAGCAGCAGATTCTCAAACGACGTTTTGGACTGCCGCCGGCTGAAGTGCCGGAAAAGTTCCGCGAAATTGCGGAAGACTTCGGCGTGAGTACCGAACGGGTGCGTCAACTGACCATCCGCTCGCTGCAGCGGATGCGGGACGTGATTGAGGAGCAGAGTCTGGAAATACCGGATATTTCTGAAATCCTTTGA
- a CDS encoding pseudouridine synthase: MSSDNPTPSESDSPTDDSHLIRLQKYLAATGLGSRRHCEEYIETGRVTVDGEIVTELGARIDPETQVITVDGERARMEPRRYFLLNKPSGFLCTNQDPAGRRRVIDLFPGEGQRLFTVGRLDENSEGLLLVTNDGAMAQRLAHPRYRVARTYHVQVAGHPTREKLDELRKGVRFKEGVFRVSGLKPLKKQGKSTFLEMTLHEGQNREIRRMMARIGHKVMQLIRVRFGPLNLGKLKSGEYRRLSDTELKKLREMLNEQHSPDLRKRKSKKKAAPSRGKPARRGAGKNISDKETGGKKRSVGNKGKRGASAVPKKPAQKKSTGRRIIGD; encoded by the coding sequence ATGAGTTCCGATAACCCCACCCCGTCCGAATCCGATTCCCCCACAGACGACAGCCACCTGATTCGTTTGCAGAAATATCTGGCAGCGACCGGTCTGGGTTCCCGTCGTCATTGTGAAGAATACATCGAAACCGGACGTGTGACCGTCGACGGGGAGATCGTGACTGAACTGGGAGCCCGCATCGATCCCGAAACGCAGGTCATCACTGTGGATGGCGAGCGGGCCCGCATGGAACCCCGTCGTTATTTTCTGTTGAACAAACCGTCTGGTTTTCTCTGTACGAACCAGGATCCGGCGGGCCGGCGACGGGTGATTGACCTGTTCCCCGGCGAAGGGCAGCGGCTGTTTACCGTCGGTCGGCTGGATGAAAACAGTGAAGGCCTGCTGCTGGTGACCAATGACGGTGCGATGGCTCAGCGTCTCGCGCATCCGCGTTATCGCGTCGCACGAACCTATCATGTGCAGGTCGCCGGTCATCCGACCCGGGAAAAGCTGGACGAACTGCGAAAAGGGGTGCGGTTCAAAGAAGGTGTCTTCCGCGTTTCCGGTTTAAAACCGTTGAAAAAGCAGGGGAAAAGTACCTTTCTGGAAATGACGCTGCACGAAGGACAGAACCGTGAGATCCGGCGAATGATGGCCCGCATCGGCCATAAAGTCATGCAGCTGATTCGCGTCCGCTTTGGTCCGCTGAACCTGGGGAAACTCAAATCGGGCGAATACCGACGGCTGTCGGACACCGAACTTAAAAAACTGCGGGAGATGCTGAATGAGCAGCATTCCCCCGATCTCCGCAAGCGCAAAAGCAAGAAGAAAGCGGCTCCCAGTCGCGGGAAACCGGCCCGGCGTGGTGCGGGAAAAAATATTTCAGACAAAGAGACAGGTGGAAAAAAACGGTCTGTCGGCAATAAAGGAAAACGAGGGGCCTCTGCGGTTCCCAAGAAACCCGCTCAGAAGAAGTCCACTGGACGCCGTATTATCGGCGATTGA
- a CDS encoding dihydroorotate dehydrogenase electron transfer subunit — translation MTETHAFSDCATPQYVAATVTEQVQMAKDTWRLRIHCPEIARVILPGQFFMVREPGVNDPLLGRPFALYDTCLDEAGQPIGLDFGYVVVGKLTSRMTHWQPGDQVEIWGPLGNGFPQPGSGSLVMVAGGIGQTPFLATAREALGQRTYGEPARKLEAFPERVSLLYGARSEAYLAGLDDFRLDGLEVEVATDDGSFGHAGYVTDLLKQRIESDAPPETIFCCGPEPMMEAVSKLAQDAGISCWLSLETPMACGFGACFSCVAKVRVGADDWDYRRTCVEGPVFNAEQLIF, via the coding sequence ATGACAGAGACTCACGCATTCAGCGATTGTGCAACCCCCCAGTATGTGGCAGCGACCGTCACCGAACAGGTCCAGATGGCAAAGGATACGTGGCGGTTGCGAATCCACTGTCCCGAAATCGCGCGGGTGATTCTGCCGGGCCAGTTCTTCATGGTCCGCGAGCCGGGCGTGAACGATCCGCTGCTGGGGCGTCCCTTCGCACTCTACGATACCTGCCTGGATGAAGCGGGACAGCCGATCGGGTTGGACTTCGGCTACGTGGTAGTTGGTAAACTGACATCCCGCATGACGCACTGGCAACCCGGTGATCAGGTCGAAATCTGGGGACCGCTGGGGAATGGCTTCCCGCAGCCCGGTTCCGGTTCGCTGGTCATGGTGGCGGGGGGGATCGGACAGACGCCGTTTCTGGCGACCGCCCGAGAAGCACTGGGGCAACGTACTTATGGTGAGCCGGCGCGGAAACTGGAAGCGTTTCCCGAGCGGGTGAGCCTGCTCTACGGGGCGCGTTCGGAAGCTTACCTCGCGGGACTGGATGATTTTCGCCTCGATGGCCTGGAAGTCGAAGTGGCTACCGATGATGGCTCGTTTGGACATGCCGGCTATGTCACCGATCTGCTCAAGCAGCGGATTGAAAGCGATGCGCCACCCGAGACTATCTTCTGCTGTGGACCGGAACCGATGATGGAAGCGGTCAGCAAGCTCGCCCAGGACGCAGGGATTTCCTGCTGGTTGTCGTTGGAGACACCAATGGCCTGTGGCTTTGGCGCCTGTTTCAGTTGTGTGGCGAAAGTCCGCGTCGGTGCTGACGACTGGGACTATCGGCGAACCTGCGTAGAAGGGCCCGTGTTTAACGCCGAGCAGCTGATATTTTAG